The following proteins are encoded in a genomic region of Thermococcus pacificus:
- a CDS encoding glycosyltransferase family 2 protein translates to MLKGKRISVIIPAYNEERRLPLVLEKIPDFVDEVIVVDDGSSDKTYEVARVFAEKDPRINVIGLEKNCGKGCAMREGVKSSSGDVVVFMDADGQHKPEDIIKLVEPIANGEADMVIGARKVEEAGKRPLHRRLSNIITTRLIRLKLRTYIYDTQSGFRAYRRDFLPEIESDRYEVETEMLLKAAKMGARIKEVPVSMIYDPAREGRFGPRDVIRFIKTYLKF, encoded by the coding sequence ATGCTAAAGGGGAAGAGGATCAGCGTTATCATTCCCGCCTACAACGAGGAGAGACGCCTTCCCCTGGTGTTGGAGAAGATCCCGGATTTTGTCGATGAAGTAATAGTGGTCGACGACGGCTCCTCGGACAAGACTTATGAGGTAGCGAGGGTCTTTGCGGAGAAGGACCCCAGGATAAATGTCATCGGGCTGGAAAAGAACTGCGGCAAAGGCTGTGCGATGCGTGAGGGGGTGAAAAGCTCTAGCGGAGACGTTGTTGTCTTCATGGACGCCGATGGTCAGCACAAGCCCGAGGACATCATCAAACTCGTCGAGCCGATAGCCAACGGAGAGGCGGACATGGTTATCGGGGCGCGGAAGGTTGAGGAAGCCGGGAAGAGGCCCCTCCACAGACGGCTGAGCAACATAATCACAACCAGACTGATCCGCCTCAAGCTCAGAACGTACATCTACGACACCCAGAGCGGCTTCAGGGCTTACAGACGGGACTTCCTGCCGGAGATAGAGAGCGACCGCTACGAGGTCGAGACCGAGATGCTGCTAAAGGCCGCGAAGATGGGCGCGAGGATAAAGGAGGTGCCCGTTAGCATGATATATGACCCGGCCAGGGAGGGGCGTTTTGGTCCCCGGGACGTCATCCGCTTTATAAAGACGTACCTCAAGTTCTGA
- a CDS encoding DMT family transporter — MRGESLGTLLALFGMLLYGFEPVVIKANPSNPVSFAAFSALFASLLLWMVLVFEGSGKELWDNPSGIKMAFLVGLFGTALAYLAYSFGARMSTAINAALITRSEVLWSFLLAGIFLGEKITRRLVAYSSLILAGLVLVITQGRAVEPHLGDVLLLLVPLFWQAGHVIAKRLPYRPITIATLRNTFGSLLLLPLALLTGLEFSPLVVAEGVIIALGQVVWYGSIKRINLSKATAIITPAPAVAIGIGILTGETLTAYHLLGFVLISIGTLGAVKVESELRT; from the coding sequence ATGCGCGGGGAATCCCTGGGAACACTCCTAGCACTCTTCGGCATGCTTCTGTATGGCTTTGAACCGGTGGTCATAAAGGCCAACCCATCAAACCCGGTGAGCTTCGCTGCATTCTCGGCCCTCTTCGCATCCCTCCTTCTCTGGATGGTGCTGGTTTTTGAGGGGAGTGGAAAGGAGCTTTGGGATAATCCTTCGGGGATAAAAATGGCCTTCCTCGTTGGGCTTTTTGGGACTGCCCTGGCCTATCTAGCATACTCCTTCGGAGCTAGGATGAGCACGGCAATAAACGCCGCCCTTATAACGAGGAGCGAGGTTCTCTGGTCGTTCCTTCTGGCAGGGATTTTCCTGGGGGAGAAAATAACCAGGCGGCTAGTGGCTTACTCCTCTTTAATCCTTGCCGGGCTCGTCCTCGTCATCACACAGGGCCGTGCCGTGGAGCCGCATCTTGGGGACGTTCTCCTTCTCCTCGTTCCGCTGTTCTGGCAGGCCGGGCACGTGATAGCCAAACGTCTCCCCTATCGCCCCATCACAATAGCAACCCTCCGGAACACCTTTGGTTCCCTGTTGCTCCTCCCCCTAGCGCTCCTGACCGGGCTGGAGTTCTCTCCCCTCGTTGTCGCTGAGGGAGTGATAATAGCCCTCGGCCAGGTGGTCTGGTACGGCTCCATAAAGCGCATAAACCTGTCGAAGGCCACCGCGATAATAACCCCCGCCCCAGCGGTCGCGATAGGCATAGGAATACTCACGGGGGAGACCCTGACGGCCTACCACCTCCTCGGCTTCGTCCTCATAAGCATCGGGACTCTGGGGGCGGTAAAGGTAGAAAGCGAGCTCAGAACTTGA
- a CDS encoding archease yields MREWEHYEHTADIGIRGYGSTLEEAFEAVALALFDVMVNVRKVEPRECREVEVEGEDLMALLYNFLEELLVLHDMEGLVFGDVKVEIEESGDGYKLKARACGEPLDYEKHEPKEEVKAITYHDMEIKQLPDGRWMAQLVPDL; encoded by the coding sequence ATGAGAGAGTGGGAGCACTACGAGCACACGGCCGATATAGGCATCCGCGGATACGGCTCAACTCTTGAGGAAGCCTTTGAAGCGGTTGCTTTAGCGCTCTTCGATGTCATGGTGAACGTGAGAAAGGTGGAGCCTAGGGAATGCAGAGAGGTTGAGGTAGAGGGTGAGGATCTGATGGCACTCCTGTACAACTTCCTCGAGGAGCTTTTGGTGCTCCACGACATGGAGGGCCTCGTCTTTGGAGATGTAAAGGTTGAGATTGAAGAGAGTGGAGATGGCTACAAACTCAAGGCGAGAGCCTGCGGTGAGCCTCTCGACTACGAGAAGCATGAGCCGAAGGAGGAAGTAAAGGCGATAACCTACCACGATATGGAGATAAAGCAGCTGCCAGATGGGAGATGGATGGCCCAGCTGGTTCCAGACCTATGA
- a CDS encoding type II toxin-antitoxin system VapC family toxin, with protein MTGRSVYLDTSAILKRYLDEEGSDVVKELFRDAYRGEVRLAFSFWNIGEVIGVLDKRLRREQLSKDEFDFLKKGFLAEVKRFTRLGVLEVVPVHSLILADAWKLIEKYHMYQADALQIVSAKYVEAGSFYTADKRLHQVAIEEGLNSILLGGG; from the coding sequence ATGACAGGGAGAAGCGTTTACTTGGACACTAGTGCAATTCTGAAGAGATACTTGGACGAAGAGGGCAGCGACGTTGTAAAGGAGCTCTTCAGGGACGCCTACCGGGGGGAGGTGAGGCTGGCCTTCAGCTTCTGGAATATCGGAGAGGTGATTGGCGTACTCGATAAAAGGCTGAGGAGGGAACAGCTCAGCAAAGATGAGTTCGACTTTCTGAAAAAAGGCTTCCTAGCGGAGGTGAAGCGGTTCACGAGGCTGGGCGTCTTAGAGGTCGTTCCCGTTCACTCCCTAATCCTGGCAGACGCCTGGAAGCTAATTGAGAAATATCACATGTATCAGGCCGATGCCCTGCAGATAGTCTCGGCAAAGTACGTGGAGGCGGGGAGCTTTTATACTGCCGACAAGAGGCTCCATCAGGTGGCAATCGAGGAAGGTCTAAACTCAATACTCCTTGGAGGTGGGTGA
- the panB gene encoding 3-methyl-2-oxobutanoate hydroxymethyltransferase, producing the protein MREITPRHIIEMKGKEKIAMVTAYDYPSALIADKAGMDIIFIGDSLGMVVYGEPNTLNVSMEQMVFHTRAVAKAVKRALVLADMPFGSYEVSVEEGVKNAVRLIQAGADAVKIEGGYDHRKLVKKLVRMGIPVMGHTGLTPQRYLRLGGYRLMGEIEEEIEEILRDAKALEKAGAFAVVLEFTLADVAKLVTEEISIPTIGIGSGPWVDGQVLVWHDLLGIYEDVPPFVKKYADIGGMMRLALENYREEVKAGKFPAKEHYWEFLDKDDFRRKAQKALEKLEDE; encoded by the coding sequence ATGAGAGAGATAACGCCGAGGCACATAATCGAGATGAAGGGGAAAGAAAAGATAGCGATGGTAACGGCTTACGATTATCCCTCCGCGCTGATAGCTGACAAAGCCGGGATGGACATAATCTTCATCGGCGATTCACTCGGCATGGTGGTCTACGGCGAGCCGAATACACTCAACGTAAGTATGGAGCAAATGGTCTTCCACACGAGGGCTGTCGCAAAGGCCGTAAAGCGCGCCCTAGTTCTGGCGGACATGCCCTTCGGAAGCTACGAAGTGAGCGTTGAGGAGGGTGTTAAGAACGCGGTGAGACTCATCCAGGCCGGAGCGGACGCGGTCAAGATCGAGGGCGGCTACGACCACAGGAAGCTTGTCAAGAAGCTGGTTAGGATGGGCATTCCAGTAATGGGTCACACGGGGTTAACACCGCAACGCTACCTTCGCCTAGGCGGCTACAGGCTCATGGGTGAAATTGAGGAGGAGATTGAGGAAATCCTCCGCGATGCAAAGGCCCTCGAAAAGGCGGGAGCGTTTGCCGTTGTTTTGGAGTTCACCCTGGCAGATGTTGCGAAGCTCGTAACGGAGGAAATCTCAATTCCAACCATAGGCATAGGCTCTGGCCCCTGGGTCGACGGCCAGGTTCTCGTCTGGCACGACCTCCTTGGAATCTATGAGGACGTTCCGCCCTTTGTCAAGAAGTACGCTGACATTGGCGGAATGATGCGGCTGGCGCTTGAGAACTACCGGGAGGAGGTCAAAGCCGGGAAGTTCCCGGCCAAGGAGCACTACTGGGAGTTCCTGGACAAGGATGACTTCAGGAGAAAGGCCCAAAAAGCCCTCGAGAAGCTGGAGGATGAGTGA
- a CDS encoding ribbon-helix-helix domain-containing protein: MGKVKTSVYLDEELWKEFKELAQREKSEVSKLLEEALMNYLINEVLKDVDDSEVPLWFEPLKVKGESSEKLVREMRDDREKRLLGH; this comes from the coding sequence ATGGGGAAGGTAAAGACCAGTGTTTATCTGGATGAGGAACTGTGGAAGGAGTTCAAAGAGCTGGCCCAGCGGGAGAAGAGCGAGGTCAGCAAGCTCCTTGAGGAGGCGCTGATGAACTACCTCATAAACGAAGTTTTGAAGGACGTAGACGACTCAGAGGTGCCCCTGTGGTTTGAGCCTCTGAAAGTCAAAGGAGAGAGCAGCGAGAAGCTCGTGAGGGAGATGAGAGATGACAGGGAGAAGCGTTTACTTGGACACTAG